TGTTACATCAAGGCAAAACAAGTGGTATTTTATATTTAGAAAACAATTTAACCACAAATGCATTTACCAGCGATCGCATTGAAGTTTTAAGAATTCTTTCTGCTCAAGCTGCTATCTCCATTGAAAATGCCCGTCTCTACGGACAGTTAGAAGATTATAACCGAAATCTAGAGCTGAGAGTAGAACAGCGCACTCAAGAACTCTCACAAACCCTAGAAGTTCTCAAAGCTACCCAAGCCGAACTGCTCTTTGAAAACGAGTTACTTAAAAGTGCCGAACAACCCTCTACCTTTGACTATCAAGTGGGAGGAAGTTTGCCGATGGATGCTCCCACTTATGTTGTGCGCTCAGCAGACCGTTATCTTTACAAAGCGTTGAAGCGCGGGGAGTTTTGTTACATTCTCAATCCTCGGCAGATGGGCAAGTCAAGCCTGATGGTACGCATGATACACCATCTCCAGCATGAGGGATGTAGCTGCGGGGCGATCGACCTGACCCGCATTGGTAGCGAAAACATCACGCCTGACCAATGGTACAAAGGCTTGACAGTAGAGCTATGGCGAAGTTTTGGTTTACTAAGAAAGGTTAATCTAAAAACTTGGTGGCAAGAGCAAGGAGATATTTCTCCGGTTCAGAGGTTGAGTCAATTTATTGAAGAAGTTTTGCTAGTTGAAGTTGCTCAAAATGATGACACTATCTCTAAAAACCTGATAATTTTTATCGATGAAATTGACAATGTCTTGGGCTTGAATTTCCCAGTTAATGACTTTTTTGCTCTGATTCGCTCCTGCTATAATCAGCGCAGCATTAATCCAGAGTATCGATGTTTAACCTTTGCTCTTTTTGGAGTCGTTACCCCTAGCGACTTAATTACTGACCACCAAAGAACGCCCTTTAACATCGGTCAGACCATTCAATTGGAAGGCTTTAAAGAGCATGAAGCGCAACCTTTACTTCAGGGATTGGCTGAGAAAGTGAGTAATCCTCAAACACTCTTAAAAGAAGTGTTAGCCTGGACTAGTGGTCAGCCTTTTTTGACCCAAAAGCTCTGTAGACTTATCCGCAATTCTTCATCTCCTATCCCTACCAACAGAGAAGCCGAATGGATTGAAAATTTAGTGCGAACTCAGGTAATAGAGAATTGGGAATCACAGGATGAACCAGAACATTTTAGAACCATTCGCGATCGCCTCCTCAATAGCAAACAATCCGTTCGGCTACTAGAACTCTATCGACAAATTTTGCATCAAGGAGAGATTGTTGCAGTTGATAGTTCAGAGGAAAGAGAATTGCTTTTGTCGGGGCTAGTAGTCAAGCAACAGGGAACTTTGAGAGTCCAGAACCGTATTTATGAATCGATCTTTGTTTGATTTACTATGCGGCATCAACCTTCTTTTACCATCCAAACCAAAAAACCCAAAATTTGCTCGATTGGAGGTAAAGGATAATCATTCAAATCTATTGTTACAACTTGTGACTCTAGCTTAAGAAATCGCCATTGTGTGCCACTGGTGACGCAGCCGTAAACAACTAAAATTGGTTGACCACAAGCTTCATTAAAGCGTTGCATAGCAACCATTTCAGCAATACACTGTCCCAGTCCCAACTTTAAATCCGCTTTTTTTGCTTCTACAACAACTATAGTAGGAGCTTCTACAGTTAATTGTTCTGAGGATCGGCTAACTAAAAAATCGCAGACTCCATTGAGTCCTGCATCTATATCTACATCAAACTGTTCTCCAGAAAAAACGCTAATTTCTCTGTTGAGAATGCGTCGCATCTCTAAAAGTACAGGATTGATTATTACCTCGGAACGAGCTTTTTCTGTACCTACTGCTACTGCCCAAGGCAAATCTTCTAATATTATTTCTAGCCTGGGACTAAGGGTTATTGGTGCAATTGTATCTGGAAAAAATTTTACCCCCTCAACGATGGTGAGTTTCAAATCCCGCTTCACTTTATCGATGGTAAATTGGCTGTAGGGCATAAGAAACTATAAATAAAAATTTATCAAGCAGGAGTTAAAAAGTCTATGGATTATTGTACCGTGCGATCGCTTGCTTCAACACGTAATTCCGATGATTCAGATATTTTGGGAAAACTGTTGTGATGATTGTGGCTGCTATCAAAGAGCGATCGCAGCAGTGTCTGGAATTTGAGGAGGAACAGCAGGATTCAATGGACTTTGTGGGTATCCAACGAGTCTCGGTTGAAGTATGAGCCAATTGCCAAGTGTGACGGGACGCCAAGTGATAGCAGATCTTGGCAAGGTGGGTTTTGAAGTGGCAAGGATACGTGGAAGTCACCATATTCTCATACATAGCGATCAGCGTCGAACCGTGGTTCCCATGCATTCTGGTGAAACAATTGGTCGTGGTTTACTTACACAAATACTGCGCGATTGTCAAATAACTCGTAATGAGTTCAGGTCGCTGTTATGAGAGTTGACCTAACTATCATTATCCTTCGATTTGGGCGATCGCTTGTCATTTATCTTCTAGTGTTCCACATTCGTCGAAAATCGTCAGTGATGGTGGTAAATGCTACTTACACGTGAGGGCGGATAGCACTTAGATGCGCGGCGAGAGCGCTAAAGACTCGAATGTGAGCGAATTTCAGCTAAGATATCCGAGATTTCTGCTTCCGATTGAATATGCTGGGACAAAACTTGTGCGGTGACTTCTAAAACTCGGTTAGAAAATAATTTGGCTAAATCTTGTCTTAGCCCTTGTCCAATGTAAAATTTGAGTAAGGCTTCAACGGACATATCTCGATATGCAGCTACTTTTTTGAGGGATTCTAAAGTATCTGCTGGCATTTCAAGAGATACTGTCTCTTTAGGGCGGCGGTGCAATTGTAATGTAAATTCTTCCTCAAGCTTGTTCATAAAGTTTCCTTTCATTTGGAGTAGCAGGACGAGCAGAAATTATGCGGTTGCGCTTACCTCTTTCAAGATAAACAACTAACAACAGACGTTGCTCTAAAGAGTAACCAAGAATAAACTCCCGTTTCTCACTATTGGAGAGCATCTTCGGAGTAGCATCACCAACTTGGTAGAAGGGATCGAAGAAAACCTCCGCTGCTTCTTCAAAGGTAATGCCATGTTTGTCAAGATTACTCTGGGCTTTGTTACTATCCCACTCAAATTCAACGCCTTGCAGTTGATAGAGAATATTCATATATTTATTCTATCGCTTTGTTGATGAGTTGTATCAAGGCATCAACAAAGGTGGATTTTACGCTATAATGCACCATTATCAGTTTAATCGGTGCATTCGCTCACGCAAACGCACTCTACAAAAGCGGCGATCGCTCTGTTAATCTGAGCGGATTGTCGGTGACATCCTTGGTCGAAATTCCGATATTGATATATTGATATTGTTCATAGACAATTTGCAATTTAACGCTATGCC
This genomic interval from Scytonema hofmannii PCC 7110 contains the following:
- a CDS encoding BrnT family toxin yields the protein MNILYQLQGVEFEWDSNKAQSNLDKHGITFEEAAEVFFDPFYQVGDATPKMLSNSEKREFILGYSLEQRLLLVVYLERGKRNRIISARPATPNERKLYEQA
- a CDS encoding type II toxin-antitoxin system HicA family toxin, with the protein product MSQLPSVTGRQVIADLGKVGFEVARIRGSHHILIHSDQRRTVVPMHSGETIGRGLLTQILRDCQITRNEFRSLL